One Elusimicrobiota bacterium genomic region harbors:
- the rho gene encoding transcription termination factor Rho: MEQTNKTDISALSKKSIVELTDLAKQLKLDDIAGLKKQELVFKILQGQITQNGLMFDEGVLEVLPDGFGFLRSPNSNYLPGPEDIYISPSQIKKFALRKGDTVSGEVRPPKENERFLALLKVQAVNGEDPEKIRERILFDNLTPLYPQGKVNLETRKDELTMRIMDLLTPIGKGQRGLIVSPPRAGKTMILQKIANSISTNHPEVHLIILLIDERPEEVTDMQRSVKGEVISSTFDESAERHIQVSEMVIEKAKRLVEHKKDVVILLDSITRLARAYNITQPSSGRVLSGGLDSNALQRPKRFFGAARNIEEGGSLTIIATALVDTGSKMDDVIFEEFKGTGNMEIHLDRKLADRRIFPAIDINKSGTRKEELLLSADVLNKVWILRKVLTPMSSVEVMELLIEKISTTKSNKDFLKSMELSQ; the protein is encoded by the coding sequence GTGGAGCAGACCAATAAAACAGATATTTCTGCATTATCAAAAAAGAGTATTGTAGAACTGACAGATTTGGCAAAACAGTTGAAACTTGATGATATTGCCGGATTGAAAAAGCAGGAACTTGTATTTAAGATTTTACAGGGACAAATAACCCAGAACGGTCTTATGTTTGACGAAGGTGTTTTGGAAGTGCTGCCGGATGGGTTTGGATTTCTGCGTTCGCCTAACTCAAATTATCTTCCGGGTCCCGAGGACATTTATATATCACCGTCACAAATAAAGAAATTTGCACTGCGTAAAGGTGATACAGTTTCCGGGGAAGTGCGGCCGCCGAAAGAAAACGAGAGATTTTTGGCATTATTAAAAGTTCAGGCAGTTAATGGTGAAGATCCGGAAAAAATCAGAGAACGGATTTTGTTTGATAATTTAACTCCGCTTTATCCTCAGGGTAAAGTCAATCTTGAAACAAGAAAAGATGAATTAACGATGCGGATAATGGATTTACTTACACCTATCGGCAAAGGGCAGCGCGGTCTTATCGTTTCTCCGCCAAGAGCAGGAAAAACGATGATACTTCAAAAAATCGCCAATTCCATATCTACCAATCATCCGGAAGTTCACTTGATAATTCTTTTGATTGATGAAAGACCGGAAGAAGTTACCGATATGCAGCGTTCTGTAAAAGGCGAGGTAATTTCCTCAACTTTTGATGAGTCAGCTGAAAGGCATATTCAGGTTTCAGAAATGGTTATAGAAAAGGCAAAACGGCTTGTAGAACACAAAAAAGATGTTGTAATTCTTTTGGATTCAATCACACGTTTAGCCCGTGCTTATAATATCACCCAGCCTTCTTCCGGAAGAGTGCTTTCAGGCGGACTTGATTCAAACGCTCTTCAGCGTCCAAAAAGGTTTTTTGGCGCAGCAAGAAATATAGAAGAGGGCGGTTCTCTTACAATAATAGCCACTGCTTTGGTTGATACCGGAAGTAAAATGGACGATGTTATTTTTGAAGAATTCAAAGGTACCGGCAATATGGAAATACATCTTGACAGAAAACTTGCAGACAGGAGAATTTTCCCTGCAATTGATATTAATAAATCGGGTACAAGAAAAGAAGAACTATTGCTTTCAGCTGACGTATTGAATAAAGTATGGATTTTAAGGAAAGTCCTGACCCCGATGTCATCGGTTGAAGTTATGGAACTTTTGATTGAAAAAATATCAACAACAAAATCCAATAAAGATTTTTTGAAATCAATGGAGTTATCTCAGTAG
- a CDS encoding M23 family metallopeptidase: MIKLLHKILLVGLIISFAVTLNLTATLRKPTYEELSVANLKETSPDYEYIKTLDELVILNHTVTKGEDIKQIALKYGTDVSTIRGINNLESVILKPDQQILVINKKGHIHTVKNGETVETISKKYNVNTEVILIANDMEDDDELVNGEKIFIPGVKIHFSEFLWPLTGCRITSRFGLRRHPIFKDRRFHEGLDLANYFRAPIRASNDGKIIFVGYKSGYGKTIIISHRDGFSTKYGHLNSFLVKKGQYVKMGQIIGKVGSTGNSTGPHLHFEVRKYGRSMNPLKYIGNKLNLS, from the coding sequence ATGATAAAATTATTGCATAAAATATTATTAGTCGGTTTAATCATATCTTTTGCCGTTACTTTAAATTTAACCGCTACACTTAGAAAACCCACTTATGAGGAACTTTCAGTTGCAAACTTAAAAGAAACGTCACCCGATTACGAGTACATTAAAACACTTGATGAACTTGTTATTTTAAATCATACTGTTACAAAGGGTGAAGATATTAAACAGATAGCACTGAAATATGGTACAGATGTTTCAACAATCAGGGGTATAAATAATCTTGAATCGGTTATTTTAAAACCGGATCAGCAGATTCTGGTTATAAATAAAAAAGGGCACATTCATACCGTTAAAAACGGAGAAACAGTAGAAACGATTTCTAAAAAATACAACGTTAATACGGAAGTGATTTTGATTGCAAATGACATGGAAGACGATGATGAATTAGTTAATGGCGAAAAAATATTCATACCCGGGGTAAAAATTCATTTTTCTGAATTTTTATGGCCGCTTACGGGATGTCGTATTACAAGCAGGTTCGGGTTAAGAAGACATCCGATTTTTAAAGACAGAAGGTTCCATGAAGGGCTGGATTTAGCAAATTATTTTAGAGCGCCTATCAGAGCGTCAAATGACGGTAAAATAATATTTGTTGGTTACAAATCCGGTTATGGCAAAACAATAATTATTTCGCATAGAGACGGATTTTCCACAAAATACGGGCATCTTAATTCATTTCTTGTAAAAAAAGGTCAATATGTTAAAATGGGACAAATTATTGGGAAAGTTGGTTCAACCGGAAATTCTACGGGACCGCATCTTCATTTTGAAGTTAGAAAATACGGCAGATCAATGAACCCTCTAAAATATATCGGTAATAAATTAAATTTAAGTTGA